In Kaistella faecalis, a genomic segment contains:
- a CDS encoding prephenate dehydrogenase — protein sequence MKISIIGVGLIGGSMALKLKAKGFVSHVFGVDQNESHLLEAKKLGIIDEIASLEYAVKNSDLVIVAIPVDAARKVLPEVLDLINPQQTVMDAGSTKSGIVNSVKNHPNRNRFVAFHPMWGTENSGPQNALSESFSGRAAVICDSEHSAENALKTVESVAENLEMHLIYMNADDHDLHTAYISHISHITSYALANTVLEKEREEDTIFQLASTGFSSTVRLAKSHPEMWVPIFKQNKENVLDVLNEHISQLRKFKSALEKENYELLEDLIRNANKIRGILDK from the coding sequence ATGAAAATTTCCATTATCGGTGTCGGATTAATCGGTGGCTCAATGGCCCTTAAACTGAAAGCAAAAGGTTTTGTCTCTCATGTTTTTGGCGTGGACCAAAATGAAAGCCACCTTCTTGAAGCTAAAAAACTGGGGATTATTGATGAGATTGCTTCACTCGAGTATGCAGTAAAAAATTCAGATTTGGTTATTGTTGCAATTCCCGTTGACGCTGCAAGAAAAGTTCTTCCCGAAGTTTTGGATCTCATTAATCCACAGCAAACGGTAATGGATGCAGGTTCCACGAAATCAGGCATTGTAAATTCGGTAAAAAACCATCCGAACAGAAACCGTTTTGTAGCATTTCACCCGATGTGGGGAACCGAAAATTCAGGACCTCAAAATGCTTTGTCGGAAAGCTTTTCCGGCCGTGCTGCGGTAATATGTGACAGCGAACATTCCGCAGAAAATGCGCTGAAGACGGTGGAAAGTGTTGCTGAAAATCTCGAAATGCATTTAATCTATATGAATGCCGACGATCATGATCTTCATACAGCTTATATTTCGCATATCTCACATATCACTTCATATGCACTCGCCAATACGGTTTTAGAGAAAGAACGTGAAGAAGACACCATTTTTCAGCTGGCCAGTACAGGTTTTTCGAGTACGGTTCGTTTGGCAAAATCGCATCCGGAAATGTGGGTTCCGATCTTCAAACAGAATAAAGAAAACGTGCTGGATGTACTGAATGAGCATATTTCCCAGCTTAGAAAATTCAAATCAGCGCTGGAAAAAGAAAATTACGAACTTCTGGAAGATCTCATTAGAAACGCCAATAAAATCCGTGGAATTTTAGATAAATAA